In Streptococcus sp. SN-1, a single genomic region encodes these proteins:
- a CDS encoding ZmpA/ZmpB/ZmpC family metallo-endopeptidase — translation MEKYFGEKQQRFSFRKLSVGLVSATISSLFFMSVLGSSSVEAQETKGVHYKYVTESELSSDEKKQLVYDIPTYVENDDETYYLVYKLNSQNQLGELPNTGSKNEMQALVAGASLAALGILIFAVSKKKVKNKTVLHLVLVAGIGNGVLVSAHALENHLLLNYNTDYELTLGEKLPLPKEISGYTYIGYIKEGNITSEFKVSNQEKSVATPKNQQKVDYNVTPNFVENPSKVQTIQEEKPVSSTKPTEVQAALPETGVTDKGEPEVQPALPEAVVTNKGTPEVQPALPKAVVSDKDKPAVQPTLPESVVTDKGESAIQPELPEALVTEKGEAEVHPALPAAVVTEKGEPAVQSDLPEAVVTDKGEPEVQPALPKAVVSDKDKPAVQPTLPESVVTDKGESAIQPELPEALVTEKGEAEVHPALPEAVVTDKGEPAVQPALPEAVVTEKGEAEVHPALPEAVVTEKGEAEVHPALPEAVVTDKGEPAVQPALPEAVVTNKGTPEVQPALPEAVVTEKGEAEVHPALPEAVVTDKGEPEVQPALPEAVVTDKGEPAIQPELPEAVVTEKGEAEVHPALPEAVVTEKGEPEVQPALPEAVVTDKGKPAIQPELPEAVVSDKGEPEQVAPLPEYTGKIEPLKSESTKPSEETNNTTETNNVQKNASALLRMNFVKGNQALSGTGSATFIAPNVLLTVAHNFINNSSDNSTGEFRGEKSKNTYEWVTPDGQKGSFTSEDIHFYNQKDYPKGFIYDLAVIKLPQSLERKHVNLVENYSKVNIHDKLNVYGYPGGEYTHLKDATVEMEQKYANNTYGVQYQGGKPGMSGGGIFNTNGEVIGVHQNGAKNRSGGLILSPTQLDWIRSIINGKEITPTYDALERHKDEKKDDVKEEDVNKKLELRNISSVELYSKEGDKYRHVTSLDSVPNDPQNYFMKVKSENFKDVMLPVSSITDDNKDNRDNRAVYKIVASANNLIQHENNKVLDNYTYYLPKTQQSETGVYTSFKNLVDEMNRNPYGEFHLGATMDAREVELPDGQESYVKNEFHGKLVGTNNEKYYAIYNLKKPLFGGLNGATVENLSLKDVNISAKEDAATVAKEAKNRTAISNVHADGAIAGEHGIGGLVSQVNNSTISNSSYTGRITNTYKTVASYQIGGLVGKLSGSGALIDKSVASIDMATNATQGDQSIGGIAGAVIDNAVISSSYAEGKLNNVKPFAYVGGVVGDLWDPVDGLEKSGKLLNVLSDVNVTNGNAIAGKHFDNMKATNVYSNKNNKVVNVVPEDDEILTKDSTVQRGEVLEDAQIREKKSAFASKNIIKTEDFNFSSRYVTDYRSLENADSSKEKVYKNIEKLLPFYNRETIVKYGNLVESSSNLYNKELLSVVPMKDKEVISDINQYKSSINKLLLYYTDNTSEKLNVNYQSDFSNVAEYRIGDTKLIYTPNTLLHNYNNILDKVLPTLNSVEYKSKEIRKVLDVSNDVSLTELYLEEQFNTTKNNLRDSLTKLLTADAAIAENNNKIIDNYVIEKIKNNKEALLLGLTYLERWYNFKYGNTKAKDLVMYHLDFFGKSNSSALDNVIELGKSGYNNLLAKNNVITYNVLLAKNYKTNNLFDALEKYRKAFVPDKTNNEWFKEQTKAYIVEEKSTIKEVSDKQSIAGSPYSIGVYDRLTSPSWKYPSMVLPLLTLPEKSVFMIANISTIGFGAYDRYRSKEHPAGTNLNNYVETKAKEAAVRFRDHYDYWYKILDDKNKEKLYRSVLVYDAFRFGNDEDNRLQEATFETNHPAIKHFFGPAGNNVVHNSNGAYATGDAFYYMAYRMLDKDGAVTYTHEMTHNSDREIYLGGYGRRNGLGPEFYAKGLLQAPDHPNDPTITINSILKYEKSEDLTRLQVKDPTKRFNNAEDLQKYMHNMFDVIYMLEYLEGNAVVKLDISKKNELLRRIENKFETDPDGSRVYATNVIRYLNTSELNKLTSFNSLIENDVITRRGYENGNDNTFKRNGYYTIKLFSPIYSALSNDKGTPGDLMGRRMAFELLAAKGFKDGMVPYISNQYAEEAKANGDVITSYGKVIGNVTDELVLQKVFNNEYKSWVDFKKAMYEERKAKFNKLMSISFDNPNGSWFRKDRVTIKNIEDLQRMITTAVNEDAEDYLVNIYPERSRVHKLKQAIFKAYLDQTDDFRNSIFENKK, via the coding sequence ATGGAAAAGTATTTTGGTGAAAAACAGCAGCGTTTTTCATTTAGAAAATTATCAGTAGGACTTGTATCTGCAACGATTTCAAGTTTATTTTTTATGTCTGTATTAGGTAGTTCATCTGTAGAGGCTCAAGAGACTAAAGGTGTTCACTATAAATATGTGACAGAGTCAGAGTTATCATCAGATGAAAAGAAGCAGCTTGTCTATGATATTCCGACATACGTGGAGAATGATGATGAGACTTATTATCTTGTTTATAAATTAAATTCCCAAAATCAACTGGGGGAATTACCCAACACTGGAAGTAAGAATGAGATGCAAGCCCTAGTTGCTGGTGCTAGCTTAGCTGCTCTGGGAATTTTAATTTTTGCCGTCTCCAAGAAAAAGGTTAAGAATAAAACGGTATTACATTTAGTATTGGTTGCAGGAATAGGAAATGGTGTCTTAGTTTCAGCCCATGCTTTAGAAAATCATCTTTTGCTAAATTACAATACTGACTATGAATTAACTTTAGGAGAGAAATTACCTCTTCCTAAAGAGATTTCAGGTTACACTTATATTGGATATATCAAAGAGGGAAACATAACTTCTGAATTTAAAGTAAGCAATCAAGAGAAATCAGTAGCTACTCCCAAAAATCAACAAAAGGTAGATTACAATGTTACACCAAATTTTGTAGAGAATCCATCAAAGGTACAAACTATTCAGGAAGAAAAACCTGTTTCTTCAACTAAGCCGACAGAAGTTCAAGCAGCGTTGCCGGAAACAGGCGTAACAGATAAAGGTGAACCTGAAGTTCAACCAGCTTTACCAGAAGCTGTAGTAACCAACAAAGGCACACCAGAAGTCCAACCTGCATTGCCAAAAGCAGTTGTAAGCGATAAAGACAAACCAGCAGTTCAACCTACGTTACCTGAATCAGTTGTAACCGATAAAGGCGAGTCTGCAATTCAGCCAGAGTTACCAGAAGCTTTAGTCACGGAAAAAGGTGAAGCCGAAGTTCATCCTGCATTACCCGCAGCTGTTGTTACTGAAAAAGGCGAGCCTGCAGTCCAGTCAGATTTACCAGAAGCAGTTGTAACCGACAAAGGCGAACCCGAAGTCCAACCTGCATTGCCAAAAGCAGTTGTAAGCGATAAAGACAAACCAGCAGTTCAACCTACGTTACCTGAATCAGTTGTAACCGATAAAGGCGAGTCTGCAATTCAGCCAGAGTTACCAGAAGCTTTAGTCACGGAAAAAGGTGAAGCCGAAGTTCATCCTGCATTACCTGAAGCTGTTGTTACTGACAAAGGTGAGCCTGCAGTTCAACCAGCGTTACCAGAAGCGGTAGTCACGGAAAAAGGTGAAGCCGAAGTTCATCCTGCATTACCAGAAGCTGTTGTTACTGAAAAAGGTGAAGCCGAAGTTCATCCTGCATTACCTGAAGCTGTTGTTACTGACAAAGGTGAGCCTGCAGTTCAACCAGCTTTACCAGAAGCTGTAGTAACCAACAAAGGCACACCAGAAGTCCAACCAGCGTTACCAGAAGCGGTAGTCACGGAAAAAGGTGAAGCCGAAGTTCATCCTGCATTACCAGAAGCTGTTGTTACTGACAAAGGTGAGCCTGAAGTTCAACCAGCTTTACCGGAAGCAGTAGTAACCGACAAAGGCGAGCCTGCAATTCAGCCAGAGTTACCAGAAGCAGTAGTCACGGAAAAAGGTGAAGCCGAAGTTCATCCTGCATTACCAGAAGCTGTTGTTACTGAAAAAGGTGAGCCTGAAGTTCAACCAGCTTTACCAGAAGCAGTAGTAACCGACAAAGGCAAGCCTGCAATTCAGCCAGAGTTACCAGAAGCAGTAGTAAGTGATAAAGGTGAACCTGAACAGGTAGCCCCACTTCCAGAATATACTGGGAAAATCGAGCCGCTGAAATCAGAAAGTACAAAACCTTCTGAAGAAACTAACAATACAACAGAAACGAATAATGTTCAAAAAAATGCCAGTGCACTACTTAGAATGAATTTTGTTAAAGGTAATCAAGCGTTATCTGGAACTGGTTCAGCTACATTTATAGCACCTAATGTATTATTGACAGTAGCACACAATTTCATTAATAATTCTTCAGATAACAGCACGGGTGAATTTAGAGGAGAAAAGTCTAAAAATACATATGAATGGGTAACACCTGATGGACAAAAAGGTTCATTTACTTCAGAGGATATTCATTTTTATAATCAAAAAGATTATCCAAAAGGATTTATCTATGATTTAGCAGTGATTAAATTACCACAATCTTTAGAAAGAAAACATGTAAATCTAGTAGAAAATTACTCGAAAGTAAATATTCATGACAAACTAAATGTCTATGGATATCCAGGTGGGGAATATACGCACTTAAAAGATGCTACAGTTGAAATGGAACAAAAATATGCGAATAATACCTACGGTGTTCAATATCAAGGTGGAAAACCTGGTATGAGTGGTGGAGGAATATTTAATACTAACGGTGAAGTCATTGGTGTACACCAAAATGGTGCTAAGAACCGTTCAGGAGGATTAATATTATCTCCAACACAATTAGACTGGATTAGAAGTATTATAAATGGTAAAGAAATTACTCCGACATATGATGCACTAGAACGTCATAAAGATGAGAAAAAAGACGATGTTAAAGAAGAAGATGTTAATAAGAAATTAGAGCTTAGAAATATATCTTCTGTAGAACTATATTCAAAAGAAGGTGATAAGTATCGTCATGTAACTTCACTTGATTCTGTGCCAAATGACCCACAAAATTACTTCATGAAAGTAAAATCAGAGAACTTTAAAGATGTGATGCTGCCTGTTTCAAGTATTACTGATGATAATAAAGATAATAGAGATAATAGAGCTGTTTATAAAATAGTAGCAAGTGCAAATAATCTGATACAACATGAAAATAATAAAGTACTAGATAATTATACATACTATTTACCTAAAACTCAGCAAAGTGAAACTGGGGTATATACATCATTTAAAAATTTAGTTGACGAAATGAATAGAAATCCTTATGGAGAATTTCATTTAGGTGCAACTATGGATGCTCGTGAAGTTGAACTACCAGATGGCCAAGAAAGTTATGTGAAAAATGAATTCCATGGAAAATTAGTAGGAACAAATAATGAGAAATATTATGCTATTTATAATCTGAAAAAACCATTGTTTGGGGGATTAAATGGCGCTACAGTAGAAAATCTTTCATTAAAAGATGTCAATATTTCAGCAAAAGAAGATGCTGCAACAGTAGCTAAAGAAGCGAAAAATAGAACTGCAATTAGTAATGTTCATGCTGATGGAGCGATAGCTGGGGAACATGGAATAGGAGGATTAGTTTCACAAGTTAATAATTCTACTATTTCTAACAGTAGCTATACAGGTAGAATAACTAATACATATAAAACAGTTGCTAGTTATCAAATCGGAGGTTTAGTAGGTAAACTTTCTGGTTCGGGAGCATTAATAGACAAGTCGGTTGCATCTATCGATATGGCGACGAATGCAACGCAAGGAGATCAGTCTATTGGAGGAATAGCTGGTGCAGTAATTGATAATGCCGTAATAAGTAGTAGTTATGCTGAAGGGAAATTAAATAATGTTAAACCTTTTGCTTATGTAGGTGGTGTAGTAGGAGACCTTTGGGATCCAGTGGATGGTTTAGAAAAATCTGGAAAACTATTAAATGTACTAAGCGATGTTAATGTTACAAACGGTAATGCTATAGCTGGTAAACATTTTGATAATATGAAAGCAACTAATGTTTATAGTAATAAAAATAATAAGGTTGTAAATGTAGTACCAGAGGATGATGAAATCTTAACTAAGGATTCTACTGTTCAAAGAGGAGAAGTCTTAGAAGATGCTCAGATTAGAGAGAAAAAATCTGCTTTTGCATCTAAAAATATTATTAAAACAGAAGATTTTAACTTCTCTTCTAGATATGTAACTGACTATAGAAGTCTTGAGAATGCTGATTCATCAAAAGAAAAAGTATATAAAAATATAGAAAAACTATTACCGTTCTATAATAGAGAAACAATAGTTAAGTACGGAAATTTAGTAGAGTCAAGTAGTAATCTTTACAATAAGGAATTATTATCAGTAGTTCCTATGAAAGATAAAGAAGTAATTAGTGATATTAACCAATACAAATCAAGTATAAATAAACTACTACTATATTATACGGACAATACATCAGAGAAACTTAATGTAAATTATCAAAGTGATTTTTCAAATGTAGCAGAGTATAGAATAGGCGATACAAAATTAATTTACACACCGAATACATTACTTCACAATTATAATAATATTTTAGATAAAGTATTACCAACATTAAATAGTGTAGAATATAAATCAAAGGAAATTAGAAAAGTATTAGATGTTTCAAATGATGTTAGTTTAACAGAACTATATTTAGAAGAACAATTCAATACTACAAAAAATAACTTGAGAGATAGTTTAACGAAACTACTTACTGCAGATGCTGCAATAGCTGAAAATAACAATAAGATAATAGATAATTATGTAATCGAAAAAATTAAAAATAATAAGGAAGCTTTACTTCTAGGATTAACATATTTAGAACGTTGGTACAATTTCAAATATGGTAATACAAAAGCGAAAGATTTAGTTATGTACCACTTGGATTTCTTCGGTAAATCAAATAGTTCAGCGTTAGATAATGTTATCGAACTAGGTAAATCTGGATATAATAATTTACTAGCGAAAAATAATGTTATAACTTATAACGTTTTATTAGCGAAAAATTATAAAACTAATAATTTATTTGATGCTTTGGAAAAATATAGAAAAGCTTTTGTACCAGATAAAACAAATAATGAGTGGTTTAAAGAACAAACTAAAGCTTATATAGTAGAAGAAAAATCTACAATTAAAGAGGTAAGTGATAAGCAATCAATAGCTGGTAGTCCATATTCAATTGGAGTATATGATAGATTAACTAGCCCATCTTGGAAATACCCAAGTATGGTCTTGCCGCTATTAACATTACCTGAAAAATCGGTGTTTATGATTGCGAACATTTCGACAATAGGTTTCGGTGCTTATGATAGATATAGAAGTAAAGAACATCCAGCAGGAACAAATTTAAATAACTATGTTGAGACAAAAGCAAAAGAAGCGGCCGTTAGATTTAGAGATCACTATGATTATTGGTATAAAATACTAGATGATAAAAATAAAGAAAAATTATATAGAAGTGTTCTAGTCTATGATGCATTTAGATTTGGAAATGATGAAGATAATAGGTTACAAGAAGCTACTTTTGAAACTAATCATCCGGCAATAAAACATTTCTTCGGTCCAGCGGGAAATAATGTTGTCCATAATTCTAATGGAGCATACGCTACAGGGGATGCATTCTATTATATGGCGTATCGTATGCTTGATAAAGATGGTGCGGTAACTTATACACACGAAATGACGCATAACTCAGATAGAGAAATTTATCTAGGAGGATATGGAAGAAGAAATGGACTTGGACCAGAGTTTTATGCTAAAGGATTGTTACAAGCTCCTGATCATCCAAATGATCCTACTATTACGATTAACTCTATATTGAAATATGAAAAATCAGAAGATCTAACTAGACTTCAGGTGAAAGATCCTACAAAACGATTTAATAATGCAGAAGATTTACAAAAATATATGCATAATATGTTTGATGTAATTTATATGCTAGAATATCTAGAAGGTAATGCAGTTGTTAAATTAGATATTTCTAAGAAAAATGAGTTGTTGAGAAGAATAGAAAATAAATTTGAAACAGATCCAGACGGAAGTAGAGTTTATGCAACCAATGTTATTCGTTATTTAAATACTAGTGAACTTAACAAATTAACCTCATTTAATAGTTTAATTGAAAATGATGTTATTACAAGAAGAGGATACGAAAATGGAAATGACAATACTTTTAAACGAAATGGATATTATACAATTAAACTATTCTCACCAATATATTCTGCTCTAAGTAATGATAAAGGAACTCCGGGTGATTTAATGGGTCGTCGTATGGCGTTTGAATTGTTAGCTGCAAAAGGATTTAAAGATGGAATGGTACCATATATTTCTAATCAATATGCGGAAGAAGCAAAAGCCAATGGTGATGTTATTACATCATATGGTAAAGTAATCGGTAATGTAACTGATGAGTTAGTACTTCAAAAAGTGTTTAATAATGAATATAAATCATGGGTTGATTTCAAAAAAGCAATGTATGAAGAACGAAAAGCTAAATTTAATAAATTAATGAGCATTAGCTTCGATAACCCAAATGGAAGTTGGTTCAGAAAAGATAGAGTGACAATAAAAAATATAGAAGATCTTCAAAGAATGATAACTACTGCTGTCAATGAAGATGCTGAGGATTATCTTGTGAATATATATCCAGAAAGAAGTAGAGTTCATAAACTTAAACAGGCAATCTTTAAAGCCTATCTTGATCAAACCGATGATTTTAGAAATTCAATTTTTGAGAATAAAAAATAG